The genome window GAGCGAATTTAGACATCAATATAATATTCTACctttgaaattaattgttaCAAGATTTCTGGAAGAACATGTTCTTCCAGACGATGATCCAAACGCCGAATTCTGTGTCGATGACACTTTGAGAAATGATGTGAAGAATGCTCTTCAAAAGTCCACCAAAAACACCTGCAAGGTTcgaattggattttttttaactaaaaaatctgaaatatttcagaacattGTCAACACATTGGTGCTTAACCTTAACCGTCCAGGATGGGCGATCACTTGCATTCAATTTGACGAGTTTGCTCTCGATGGAGTTGTTACAGTtcgtgtttcaaaaaaaattgaaatgaacattgaaattaattgtttcagGACAAGAACTTCTGCAGCTACGACGCAGTTCAAAATGGAGAGATCTTCACCATCCGTCTCGCTAAGCTCGACatgtcttaaattttcaggcagaTTGTATACTTCCggatatttcagaaaataaattgtttcatgtattttttttagtaacatcaaaaagtttaaatgcATAAAATCTCCGGCCAAATtggaatattccaaaaaattcaaaatgttttatttaaatttcaactgtgggttactgtagtcgtTGCGAGACCCCACCGAATGCACTTTGTTGCGCgcctttcaattcaatttgtttttcgcTGCATTTTGGGGCAACATTTTAACAAAAGCTCGCggaatttataaaattctgaaattctcgACGCGCGTCGAAATGGATGAAATAGCTATCGACCCGAGCATAAACCAGGACATGAGCGCATCCGAAATCTACAGGTTTTCACCAATTTTACCGCTAAATAAATACTAAAtgcgattttttcagattcgaaGGCACATTGTACACTCTGCCAtttgttacaaaaaataaCGATATCTCGTGGAACAAAAGTAGAGATGAATATAAAAGTGAATGTAGAACCTTTCCGCCTCTGTACAAAAGCCTATTCGACCgccaaaaatgtggaaaagtTAGATTCTCACCTCCATTGAGTCTGGAACAGAACGTTAACGCGCATTTGAAGGTTTttcatatataattttaaattttgatttttataacctttttttttatttttagggaAGCAGTAGCCAGCATATGACAACAATTCTACAAGGTGTGGAAGACGCCGGATATGTGTTCCCCGATATCGATATGCTAGTCACCACGGAGGTTCTAAACACAATCGCTGGAAGTATTTTCAATCAGGAAAAATCGTGGAAACTGCGTGCCTATGTGACACAAGTTCAAGGCAAAAATATGGTTATCGTGTGCGACGACGATTTTGAACACCACCAGAGAATCAGTTCGACGCAGAGGTTTGAAACTCGCCTCTATTGGAAgacgatttaattttttttttcagtgattttccaATCGAACGCACAGAAGCATTGAATTTCGCACATTCTATATGTGTACGCGATGGAACTCGTGAATTGAATAACTCGCTGCATGGAAGCGAAGTGGTAGtttcaacaattaaattcaGAGAGAAGAGTGTCAAAATGATTGTGATTGGCGAAGTAGATTTAGTCACAGGAAAGAATAATAAATGTAATGAAAGAAAAACCGACGAAAAATTAATAAGTTTAATActttaatacttttttcagcGTTGAACACCATCGTCGCCACTGGAAGAACTGCTCGAGCCAGTTTTGGGCACAACGTGGAGTCTCGGTAAGAGTTAAAATgagcttttaaaaaacaaaaaaattaaaaaaaaaaaactatttcagagTCGACAGTTTGGATTATTTATGGTCACGATGCTTCTGGCTGGGACAACGTCTTTGCCTAGTTGGAATGCGATCGACTGAAGAGGCTCCAGTGTCGAGtgtaggaaattttaaattttaaaattcctaaGACTCTGTCGATTTTTCAGGCATATCTATACTCCTTGTACCCACCAACGTTGAAGGAACGGAAAAGAACGAATTACCGAGTAGACGTGGCAACGACTTGTGTGGCACAAGTCATGATCAGGCTCCGCGAGGAAGCGGCAAAAATGCCGCATGCGAACTGGATTATTGAGTACACAGGTCGAGACAAGGAATTTGATCCGGCATTTATCAAGATTAACGTGGCCCCGGATACGCATAGTTTTCTGCTCGTACAAGAGTATTGGCACATCGAAAAAGAAGCTTTTGTacggattttaatttttttatggaaaacatAATTATTTGATGTTCAGGAGTCTGCTGAAGAACAAAAGAAAGCGGAGGACCAAAACGTAGTAGAGCCCGAGAAGATAGTTAGAACTTTTCATCAAATGAAACGACTTCCTGGTGTTAGAAAAAGTGGAACAATTGCCAagcaatt of Caenorhabditis elegans chromosome II contains these proteins:
- the F54D5.2 gene encoding Decapping nuclease (Partially confirmed by transcript evidence); translated protein: MDEIAIDPSINQDMSASEIYRFEGTLYTLPFVTKNNDISWNKSRDEYKSECRTFPPLYKSLFDRQKCGKVRFSPPLSLEQNVNAHLKGSSSQHMTTILQGVEDAGYVFPDIDMLVTTEVLNTIAGSIFNQEKSWKLRAYVTQVQGKNMVIVCDDDFEHHQRISSTQSDFPIERTEALNFAHSICVRDGTRELNNSLHGSEVVVSTIKFREKSVKMIVIGEVDLVTGKNNKSLNTIVATGRTARASFGHNVESRVDSLDYLWSRCFWLGQRLCLVGMRSTEEAPVSSAYLYSLYPPTLKERKRTNYRVDVATTCVAQVMIRLREEAAKMPHANWIIEYTGRDKEFDPAFIKINVAPDTHSFLLVQEYWHIEKEAFESAEEQKKAEDQNVVEPEKIVRTFHQMKRLPGVRKSGTIAKQFQKIINSMSS